A window from Drosophila nasuta strain 15112-1781.00 chromosome 3, ASM2355853v1, whole genome shotgun sequence encodes these proteins:
- the LOC132788111 gene encoding uncharacterized protein LOC132788111 — MQLPQRNMKSSAQIVLLTSLATCWASKLYSVEIILFEALEVEGEPIIDFTDIRLMGRERALNGTVRINEDMDAANFQMSVDFQTDPLRNGEWRNMIFSVPQMNICRAMRLYIGTYGKSTLQRSQHTNLPFDGKHCPLPKGTYYIKDLLMNSDTWPEIMPIGYLNGNFRFLKRGKLIGRC; from the exons ATGCAATTACCACAACGCAATATGAAGTCTTCTGCTCAAATTGTTCTTTTGACATCGCTGGCAACGTGCTGG GCCAGCAAACTGTACAGCGTGGAAATTATACTATTCGAAGCCTTGGAAGTGGAGGGCGAACCCATTATTGATTTCACTGACATTCGTTTAATGGGTCGCGAGCGTGCGCTCAATGGAACTGTTCGCATCAACGAGGACATGGATGCGGCCAACTTTCAGATGTCGGTGGACTTTCAAACTGATCCGCTGCGCAATGGCGAGTGGCGAAACATGATCTTCTCGGTGCCGCAGATGAACATTTGTCGCGCCATGCGTTTGTATATTGGCACTTATGGCAAATCGACGCTGCAACGCAGTCAACACACGAATCTGCCCTTCGATGGCAAGCATTGTCCTTTGCCTAAGGGCACATATTACATTAAGGATTTGCTAATGAACAGTGATACTTGGCCGGAAATAATGCCCATCGGATATTTGAATGGGAATTTTCGCTTCTTAAAACGTGGCAAACTAATTGGGAGGTGTTAA